Proteins encoded in a region of the Paenibacillus sp. E222 genome:
- a CDS encoding class I SAM-dependent methyltransferase: MKTSEPFLFLQGFLRNPKRVGSLLPSSKFLARKIVQCVRWDEVRIIAELGPGTGAVTRLMKAELPKSASVFLFERDPKMRSNLKKTYPEFMFHSNASYLLKRINQEHIHQLDSIICGLPFFNFSREMRQNILSQIHTALRPGGTLVLYQYSLHMKKRLADLFDIEKIQFVPFSFPPVFVYTCRKKKDEGHSETREAVY; the protein is encoded by the coding sequence ATGAAAACATCCGAACCGTTTCTTTTCCTGCAAGGATTTCTGAGGAACCCCAAACGAGTAGGCAGTCTCCTGCCCAGTTCCAAATTTCTAGCCCGTAAAATCGTCCAGTGTGTACGATGGGATGAGGTTAGAATCATTGCTGAGCTGGGGCCAGGAACAGGTGCCGTCACACGTCTAATGAAAGCAGAATTACCGAAATCCGCATCCGTGTTTTTATTTGAAAGAGACCCCAAAATGAGAAGTAATCTGAAGAAAACATATCCTGAATTCATGTTCCATTCGAATGCATCCTATCTTTTGAAAAGGATCAATCAAGAACATATCCATCAGTTGGATAGCATCATTTGCGGACTGCCCTTTTTTAATTTTTCCAGAGAAATGAGACAAAACATCCTGTCACAGATTCATACAGCGCTCCGACCTGGAGGCACACTAGTTTTGTACCAGTACTCACTTCATATGAAGAAACGATTAGCTGACTTATTCGATATTGAGAAAATTCAATTTGTGCCCTTCAGCTTCCCTCCTGTTTTTGTGTATACTTGTCGCAAAAAGAAAGATGAAGGACACAGTGAAACGAGAGAAGCAGTTTACTAA
- a CDS encoding helix-turn-helix domain-containing protein, whose translation MKLFVNSVKHVDFHWHKEVEIVYVLQGSIIMYLDQKQYTLHEDDVIVVNSMSVHKIERTNQDNVLLTLQFGPELLNTNASISCNSALNNDGDKLRLTSIKQNLAQMVWEINKKTKGYRSYTIGRLQMLCGCLLRYFSDGTNLDAEESSKEYDYKRLNRVLAYIDSHYSEKITLQDMAAYEHLSLHYFSHFFTDKIGIPFQKYLTLIRLEKSQAQLAGSEKKISEIALDCGFANVKLFNKYFKEKYGCTPGSYREASLAPESPNTNQNRKPKTYEESSSGDYYEMDTLNAMGSLYRYLDEKSETQQVPLPPTKALMEEQHHIEIRKDHTTVLYEKHWNITMTAGRAAEGLREDWRRQLAELRARIPFRYIRFHGIFNDEMMVYSENEDGTPVYNWSYVDKLYDFLLDQGIRPFVELSFMPSLLARSNETIFQWKGNISPPSDPARWEALVSEFIRHCLNRYGAQEVKKWYFEVWNEPDLAGVCWAGSKEEYFAFYESTVCAIKSVLIELKAGGPAMGYGSLWNDTWTEEFLAYCQKREVPLDFFSFHIYSEYPKLKIDEDRLTKIMPPSFYKESIERLRGKMNASSYGHVELHVTEWNFSLYDRNLLHDTMFMAPFVIYQTMNTLGDVKAMAFWSFTDVFEESIVPASPFYGGFGLINRDGLKKPAYYAFELMQKLGDELLVKGNGYVGTRKSDGSIQFLFYHYVHVDQLFASGDWSELSSSSRYDVFEEKGIKAFELSLHMLSGTYKCTSYRLDREHGSVFDEWIRMGSPDSLTAEEISYLNGRSGPVIRSEIVQGEHWYKEILLPPHGITLLTLDRQY comes from the coding sequence ATGAAGCTCTTTGTAAACAGCGTGAAACATGTTGATTTTCATTGGCATAAGGAAGTTGAAATTGTGTATGTCCTTCAAGGCTCAATCATCATGTATTTGGATCAAAAGCAGTACACGCTTCATGAAGATGATGTAATCGTGGTCAATAGCATGTCTGTCCATAAGATTGAACGGACCAATCAAGACAATGTACTTCTGACATTGCAGTTCGGTCCAGAATTGCTGAACACTAATGCGTCTATCTCCTGTAATTCTGCTCTGAATAATGATGGGGATAAATTACGTTTAACTAGCATCAAACAAAACCTCGCTCAAATGGTATGGGAGATCAACAAAAAAACGAAGGGTTATCGAAGCTACACGATAGGCAGACTGCAGATGTTATGTGGATGCCTTTTGCGATATTTTTCCGATGGGACAAATCTGGATGCAGAGGAGAGCAGCAAGGAGTACGATTATAAAAGACTGAACAGGGTCCTTGCGTACATTGACAGCCACTACAGTGAGAAGATTACGCTACAAGACATGGCTGCTTATGAGCATTTGAGCTTGCATTATTTCTCCCATTTTTTTACCGATAAAATCGGAATCCCCTTCCAAAAATACTTAACGCTCATTCGCTTGGAGAAATCCCAGGCACAACTGGCAGGGAGTGAGAAAAAAATTTCGGAAATCGCGCTGGATTGTGGTTTCGCCAATGTAAAGCTGTTCAACAAATACTTCAAAGAAAAGTACGGCTGCACGCCCGGCTCCTACCGCGAAGCTTCGCTCGCGCCAGAATCACCCAATACGAACCAGAACCGAAAGCCCAAAACATACGAGGAATCTTCAAGCGGGGATTATTATGAGATGGACACGTTAAACGCGATGGGATCATTGTATCGGTATCTGGACGAGAAATCGGAAACGCAGCAGGTGCCGCTTCCACCAACGAAAGCCTTGATGGAAGAGCAACATCATATCGAGATACGGAAAGACCACACTACAGTTCTTTATGAGAAACACTGGAATATTACCATGACTGCCGGCAGAGCAGCAGAAGGTTTGCGCGAAGATTGGCGGAGGCAGTTGGCCGAATTGAGGGCGCGAATTCCGTTTCGTTACATCCGGTTTCATGGCATATTCAATGATGAGATGATGGTGTACAGCGAGAATGAGGATGGAACACCAGTCTACAACTGGTCTTACGTGGACAAGCTCTATGATTTCCTTCTGGATCAGGGGATCCGGCCATTTGTGGAGTTAAGTTTCATGCCGAGTCTACTTGCGAGGTCCAATGAAACGATATTTCAGTGGAAAGGGAATATCAGTCCTCCGTCCGATCCCGCCCGATGGGAAGCACTTGTCAGTGAATTTATTCGCCATTGTTTGAATCGATATGGAGCGCAAGAAGTGAAGAAGTGGTATTTCGAAGTGTGGAACGAGCCTGACCTGGCAGGAGTCTGTTGGGCAGGGAGCAAGGAAGAATACTTTGCTTTTTATGAATCCACCGTTTGTGCGATCAAATCGGTGTTGATCGAACTGAAAGCAGGAGGCCCTGCCATGGGTTACGGCTCCCTCTGGAACGATACTTGGACTGAAGAGTTTTTGGCATATTGCCAAAAACGTGAAGTGCCCCTAGACTTCTTTTCGTTCCATATTTATTCGGAGTATCCGAAACTTAAAATTGATGAAGATCGTCTGACGAAGATTATGCCGCCTTCTTTTTATAAGGAAAGCATTGAACGTTTACGGGGAAAAATGAATGCGTCATCGTATGGCCATGTTGAGCTTCATGTGACGGAGTGGAATTTTTCACTGTATGACCGAAACTTGCTGCACGATACGATGTTTATGGCTCCTTTTGTTATCTACCAAACCATGAATACGCTCGGCGACGTAAAGGCGATGGCTTTCTGGTCCTTTACTGACGTATTCGAAGAAAGCATCGTTCCTGCTTCTCCGTTCTATGGAGGTTTTGGTCTGATCAATCGTGACGGGCTGAAAAAGCCGGCGTATTATGCGTTTGAGCTAATGCAAAAGCTGGGGGACGAGCTGCTTGTAAAGGGAAACGGTTATGTCGGAACTCGAAAAAGTGACGGAAGCATACAGTTCCTGTTCTATCACTACGTACATGTAGATCAGCTGTTTGCGAGTGGAGATTGGTCGGAATTATCTAGTTCATCGCGTTATGACGTGTTTGAGGAAAAAGGAATCAAGGCATTTGAACTTTCGTTACATATGCTTTCAGGAACGTATAAATGCACCAGTTATCGACTGGATCGGGAGCACGGATCGGTATTTGACGAGTGGATCCGTATGGGTTCACCAGATTCTTTAACAGCCGAAGAGATCTCCTATTTAAACGGCAGAAGCGGTCCGGTAATCCGGTCAGAAATCGTGCAGGGTGAACATTGGTACAAAGAAATTTTGCTCCCGCCGCATGGTATAACGCTGCTTACCCTCGATCGGCAGTACTAA
- a CDS encoding HIT family protein: MTALFSHKPEGYECPFCCVWGIERPNQGTKERDIIYQNEKVTAFIASKWWPKNKGHVLVIPNQHFENIFYLPADYAVEIHRAAQLTAFAMKSTYGCEGISTRQHNEPAGNQDVWHYHLHVYPRYMNDQLYLSKGSPSDLDERAFYADKLRSWIKENI, encoded by the coding sequence ATGACAGCATTATTTTCACATAAGCCCGAAGGATACGAATGTCCATTTTGTTGTGTTTGGGGGATCGAACGCCCCAATCAGGGAACAAAAGAAAGGGATATCATCTATCAGAATGAAAAGGTAACTGCATTTATAGCGAGCAAATGGTGGCCAAAAAATAAAGGACATGTTCTTGTTATTCCGAATCAACATTTCGAGAACATCTTTTACCTCCCTGCGGATTACGCTGTTGAAATTCACCGCGCGGCTCAACTTACAGCATTTGCAATGAAAAGTACATATGGATGTGAAGGGATTTCTACGCGGCAACATAATGAGCCTGCTGGCAATCAAGACGTGTGGCATTATCATCTCCATGTTTACCCTAGATATATGAATGATCAACTTTATCTGTCAAAGGGTTCTCCATCTGATCTAGATGAACGCGCTTTTTATGCAGATAAGCTGCGTTCTTGGATAAAGGAAAACATTTAA
- a CDS encoding beta-glucosidase, producing the protein MNKSINELLTEMTLSEKASICAGLNMWMTKGIERLNIPPVHMYDGTNGIRKTNSDEEMGITTENVPATCYPTGSAIGSSWNTDLLYEVGVALGRESKAMDVELLLGPGVNMKRTPLGGRNFEYYSEDPCLTGELGASFINGIQSEGVGASLKHFAGNNQEFEKMVTSSEIDERTLREIYLSAFERIIKKSDPWTVMCSYNLLNGTYTSENEHLLNDILREEWGYEGVVLSDWTAVNDRIRGLKAGLDLEMPGPAHYNTKAIVEAIQNGTLSEEQLNRSVARILKLVERVTSNQATDSSGDQNYHALARKAAAESIVLLKNENAILPLQPDSISSIAVIGRFAKKPRIQGAGSAKVTPTRVDIPWDEIKELAGGSVTLGYAEGYPEDDSIQEDLIKESVSLAMNSDVAVLFVGQPEYAESEMRDLKSIDLPEHQVKLIQAVAAVQPKCIVVTSSGSALVMRPWVQLVPGVVHSWLSGQGMGRAIAEVLFGQENPSGKLSETFPVKLSDNPSHMRIRGENGKLYYREGLFVGYRYYDRKELAPQFPFGHGLSYTSFSYTDLEVAQVEKGVTVSFQLKNTGKQKGKEVVQLYVHDEECNWTRPEKELKAFAKIELEPGEKRRIVFELEERDFSYYNTKYNRWVAESGFFQIALGSSSRDIRITERLHCNFGKEEVTFHKFSLLSEWLSDSVAKKVLEECLDEMNEHVTDKVYLNEEFVGFWEDFPVVKLFQMFGQNWMIDRSPDEVIQELIDRVEKAR; encoded by the coding sequence ATGAACAAATCGATTAATGAATTGCTGACGGAAATGACTCTTAGCGAAAAAGCCTCAATCTGCGCGGGATTAAATATGTGGATGACCAAAGGAATTGAGCGGTTAAATATCCCGCCCGTTCATATGTATGACGGAACTAACGGGATTCGTAAAACGAACAGTGACGAAGAAATGGGAATTACGACAGAGAATGTTCCCGCGACCTGTTACCCAACGGGTTCTGCGATAGGCTCCTCTTGGAATACGGATTTGTTGTATGAGGTTGGAGTCGCGCTAGGTCGTGAATCGAAGGCCATGGATGTCGAGTTACTGCTCGGACCGGGAGTCAACATGAAAAGAACACCGCTTGGCGGAAGAAATTTTGAGTACTATTCGGAAGATCCATGTTTGACAGGTGAACTTGGTGCATCATTCATCAACGGTATCCAAAGCGAGGGGGTGGGAGCTTCACTCAAACACTTTGCTGGTAACAATCAGGAGTTTGAGAAAATGGTAACCAGTTCGGAAATAGACGAGCGGACACTGCGCGAGATTTACCTTAGTGCTTTTGAACGTATCATCAAAAAATCTGATCCATGGACGGTTATGTGTTCCTATAACTTGTTGAATGGAACGTATACAAGCGAGAATGAACATCTGCTGAATGACATTTTGAGAGAAGAATGGGGTTACGAAGGTGTTGTTCTGTCCGACTGGACTGCCGTTAATGACCGGATTCGCGGCCTGAAGGCTGGACTTGATCTTGAAATGCCGGGTCCTGCTCATTACAATACCAAAGCGATCGTGGAAGCCATTCAGAACGGGACTCTTTCCGAAGAACAGCTGAATCGGAGTGTTGCCCGCATTTTGAAGCTGGTCGAGCGGGTGACGAGCAACCAAGCCACAGACTCTTCCGGAGATCAAAACTATCATGCCCTTGCACGTAAAGCGGCAGCCGAAAGTATTGTCCTTCTAAAAAACGAAAACGCGATTCTTCCGCTGCAGCCGGATTCGATCTCGTCGATTGCTGTAATTGGACGGTTTGCCAAGAAACCTAGGATTCAGGGGGCGGGCAGTGCAAAGGTAACCCCTACTAGAGTCGACATTCCTTGGGATGAAATAAAGGAGCTGGCCGGAGGCTCGGTAACATTGGGTTACGCTGAAGGTTACCCGGAGGATGACTCCATTCAGGAAGACTTGATTAAGGAAAGTGTATCTTTGGCCATGAATTCCGACGTGGCAGTCCTGTTCGTTGGCCAACCGGAATATGCCGAATCGGAGATGCGCGATCTGAAGAGCATCGATCTTCCGGAGCATCAAGTGAAGTTAATTCAGGCGGTTGCAGCGGTTCAGCCTAAGTGCATCGTGGTAACAAGCAGTGGCTCCGCTCTTGTCATGCGTCCATGGGTTCAGCTTGTACCTGGTGTTGTTCATTCTTGGTTGTCGGGCCAAGGGATGGGGAGAGCCATCGCAGAAGTATTGTTTGGACAGGAGAACCCTTCAGGCAAATTATCCGAGACCTTCCCAGTGAAGTTGTCGGATAACCCGTCCCATATGCGGATTCGGGGAGAAAACGGCAAACTGTATTATCGCGAAGGCCTATTTGTAGGCTACCGATATTACGACCGTAAAGAACTTGCACCACAATTCCCGTTCGGTCATGGTTTGTCCTACACTTCGTTTTCATATACGGACCTCGAAGTAGCTCAAGTGGAGAAAGGGGTTACGGTGTCCTTTCAACTGAAAAACACGGGCAAGCAAAAAGGGAAGGAAGTTGTTCAATTATACGTGCATGATGAGGAATGCAATTGGACCCGTCCAGAGAAGGAATTAAAAGCTTTTGCCAAAATCGAGCTTGAGCCAGGCGAAAAACGCAGAATCGTCTTCGAGCTTGAAGAGAGAGACTTCTCATACTACAACACCAAGTATAACCGTTGGGTTGCAGAGAGTGGATTTTTCCAAATCGCACTGGGTAGCTCATCCCGAGACATTCGGATCACCGAACGTTTGCATTGCAACTTCGGAAAGGAAGAAGTCACGTTCCACAAGTTCAGCTTGCTCAGCGAATGGTTGAGCGATTCCGTGGCAAAAAAAGTGTTAGAAGAGTGCCTGGATGAAATGAACGAGCATGTAACGGACAAGGTGTATCTAAACGAAGAATTCGTTGGATTCTGGGAGGACTTCCCTGTGGTGAAATTGTTCCAGATGTTTGGGCAAAATTGGATGATTGATCGGTCGCCTGACGAGGTGATTCAAGAACTTATTGATCGTGTTGAGAAGGCACGGTAA
- a CDS encoding PTS sugar transporter subunit IIC — MKRFMKWMTESFAPRLEAFTNNIWVSSIQEAIMVAIPMIFIGSIITLISILQDFIPGMPDLTPITTFSFGLLGLFIAFLTPYVVMEKKDRHKIKLLAGMSGVSLFVMLLNPSVNEDGTIQFILERFGPSGMITALLVGVFVALVMNVCNKFSFFKKGSSLPEFIMDWFDFLVPIALVLTSGWLLVYQLHFDIFALIVSVFEPINAMGQSLTGFVLFNFIGVVLYSFGVSPWVMTPIWYAIWIPAIEENAALVAAGQDPVNINTFETFFSGWLGIGGMGATLPLVVWFLLARSKKLKSVGKATIIPSLFNINEPVVYGAPIAFNPLLMVPMWINGLITPIIVYLALDMGFARIPSQIFQLWYTPIGLSTYIMSGVNGLILLAVILLIVFVVWFPFFKLYDAQELKKEQEQN; from the coding sequence ATGAAGCGTTTTATGAAATGGATGACAGAATCGTTTGCGCCCAGATTGGAGGCGTTTACGAACAATATTTGGGTTTCGTCGATTCAAGAAGCGATCATGGTCGCTATTCCGATGATTTTTATCGGTTCGATCATTACATTAATTTCGATTTTGCAGGATTTCATTCCGGGAATGCCGGACCTGACACCCATAACGACATTCAGTTTTGGTTTGTTGGGTCTGTTTATTGCTTTTTTGACGCCGTATGTAGTCATGGAAAAAAAGGATCGCCACAAAATTAAGCTGCTTGCGGGGATGTCAGGGGTCTCCCTGTTCGTTATGCTTCTTAATCCGAGCGTGAATGAAGATGGAACCATTCAGTTCATCCTTGAACGATTTGGTCCTTCCGGTATGATCACGGCGCTTTTGGTGGGGGTATTTGTTGCACTTGTCATGAATGTATGCAATAAATTCTCGTTTTTCAAAAAAGGATCATCTCTTCCCGAGTTCATCATGGATTGGTTCGACTTTCTCGTCCCTATTGCTTTGGTGTTAACTTCTGGATGGCTGCTCGTATACCAGCTTCATTTCGATATCTTTGCACTGATCGTAAGCGTGTTCGAACCCATCAATGCGATGGGGCAAAGCCTGACTGGGTTTGTATTGTTTAACTTCATCGGTGTTGTGCTCTATTCCTTCGGCGTAAGTCCATGGGTCATGACACCGATCTGGTACGCCATATGGATACCCGCAATCGAAGAGAATGCTGCTCTCGTCGCAGCAGGACAAGATCCAGTCAATATCAATACTTTCGAAACCTTCTTCTCCGGCTGGCTTGGTATTGGGGGAATGGGTGCAACCTTGCCACTTGTTGTCTGGTTCCTGCTAGCAAGATCGAAAAAATTAAAGTCTGTCGGCAAGGCGACTATTATCCCTTCCTTGTTCAATATTAACGAGCCAGTCGTGTACGGAGCACCGATTGCTTTTAATCCGCTGCTCATGGTACCGATGTGGATCAACGGACTCATCACGCCGATTATTGTGTATTTGGCGTTAGATATGGGTTTTGCAAGAATTCCGAGCCAAATCTTTCAATTGTGGTATACGCCAATCGGACTGTCAACCTACATTATGTCCGGCGTCAACGGACTCATTTTGCTGGCGGTAATCCTGCTGATTGTATTCGTTGTCTGGTTCCCGTTTTTCAAACTATATGACGCTCAAGAACTGAAAAAGGAACAGGAACAAAACTGA